A window of the Petrotoga sp. 9PW.55.5.1 genome harbors these coding sequences:
- a CDS encoding UDP-N-acetyl glucosamine 2-epimerase, producing MKLISLIGARPQIIKEAILNQELEKEGIEEILVHSGQHYDFNMSDVFFKVLNIKKANYNLGIGSGTHAEMTGKTMIEFEKVVLKERPDIILVYGDTNTTLAGALVGSKLKIPVAHVEAGIRQEPKDMPEEINRVLTDHVSKYLFCPSKLAMNNLKKENIKEGVYFTGDIMYDLFLKMKPYFDESIINKLV from the coding sequence TTGAAACTAATCAGTCTAATAGGCGCTCGTCCACAAATAATTAAAGAAGCAATTTTAAATCAAGAATTAGAAAAAGAAGGAATAGAAGAAATCCTGGTTCATTCTGGACAACATTATGACTTTAACATGTCTGATGTATTTTTCAAAGTTTTAAATATAAAAAAAGCTAATTACAATTTAGGAATAGGTTCAGGAACACATGCAGAAATGACTGGCAAAACAATGATAGAATTTGAAAAGGTAGTACTAAAAGAACGCCCTGATATTATACTAGTATATGGAGACACAAACACCACCTTAGCTGGAGCATTAGTTGGCTCAAAGTTAAAAATCCCAGTTGCACATGTAGAAGCAGGTATAAGGCAAGAACCAAAGGATATGCCAGAAGAGATAAATAGAGTACTAACAGACCATGTATCTAAGTACTTATTCTGTCCTTCTAAATTAGCTATGAATAACCTAAAAAAAGAAAACATAAAAGAAGGAGTATATTTTACAGGAGATATAATGTATGATCTTTTTTTAAAGATGAAACCATACTTTGATGAAAGTATTATCAACAAATTAGTTTAG
- a CDS encoding glycosyltransferase family 4 protein produces the protein MNNKKVLLISGIVGPLKSSNNSFTNTVKGYLNNGFKVYHFAFYNKRNTKYELFELLENKNYKFFGIPYFVSYFLNGKRRNKKRGKNDYIIESIHPNEVIKPNSEISKTQYFFNLFYSIFESIRLLLFSPFIRPDIIYAYEIFGVNPGYFIAKILNKPLIKRFQGTFIDKDNINSKKTLFHKKAYEKDCTLNIMTNDGTKGDEVLRKLGFSEEKILFLINGLDERIRKSIREKDLEKFKLKLDLGDKDLVLGIFNRFYPFKRIDRAVYLLKELKEELDNPYLLIGGMGGPTESTIRKMVKNFHLEDNVKFLGEIQYDDMFLYYKVCDVILLLNDYANTGNQLLEAAYLGKQTIAVDDENNSKIFKFENIHYVNPYNFLEESVKLSMEIYKNKNNIEERINNKILSWEQRMDIEIKKVEEILGKNC, from the coding sequence ATGAACAATAAAAAAGTATTATTGATTTCTGGTATAGTCGGACCATTAAAATCTAGTAATAACTCTTTCACGAATACCGTAAAGGGATATTTAAACAATGGATTCAAAGTTTATCATTTCGCTTTCTATAATAAAAGAAACACAAAATATGAACTATTTGAATTGCTGGAAAATAAAAATTATAAGTTTTTTGGTATACCATATTTTGTATCTTACTTTTTGAACGGTAAAAGGAGAAATAAGAAAAGAGGAAAAAATGATTATATTATAGAGAGTATTCATCCAAACGAAGTAATTAAACCAAATTCTGAAATTTCTAAAACTCAATATTTTTTTAATTTATTTTATAGTATATTTGAAAGTATTAGATTATTATTATTTTCTCCTTTTATCCGTCCAGACATTATTTATGCATATGAGATATTTGGAGTAAATCCTGGTTATTTCATAGCCAAAATACTTAATAAACCACTAATTAAAAGATTTCAAGGTACTTTTATTGATAAAGATAATATAAATTCAAAAAAAACACTATTTCACAAAAAGGCATATGAGAAAGATTGTACTTTAAATATTATGACCAATGATGGAACCAAAGGAGATGAAGTATTAAGAAAATTAGGTTTTAGTGAAGAAAAAATACTTTTCTTGATTAATGGTTTGGATGAAAGAATCAGAAAAAGTATTCGCGAAAAGGATTTGGAAAAATTTAAATTAAAATTGGATTTAGGTGATAAAGACTTAGTTCTTGGTATATTTAATAGATTTTATCCGTTCAAAAGGATTGACCGTGCTGTTTATCTCTTGAAGGAATTAAAGGAAGAGTTAGATAATCCATATTTGCTTATTGGGGGAATGGGGGGACCAACAGAATCAACTATCAGAAAAATGGTGAAAAATTTTCACCTTGAAGATAACGTGAAATTTCTCGGAGAAATACAATATGATGATATGTTTTTATATTATAAGGTTTGTGATGTGATATTACTTTTAAATGATTATGCCAACACAGGGAACCAACTTTTAGAAGCTGCGTATTTAGGCAAGCAAACTATTGCAGTTGATGATGAAAATAACTCAAAAATTTTTAAATTTGAAAATATTCATTATGTAAATCCATACAATTTTTTAGAAGAATCAGTAAAACTTTCTATGGAGATTTATAAAAATAAAAATAATATTGAAGAAAGGATAAATAATAAAATTCTGTCGTGGGAACAAAGAATGGATATAGAAATCAAGAAAGTAGAAGAAATACTAGGAAAGAATTGTTGA
- a CDS encoding EpsG family protein — protein sequence MAFLYSLQHIVFLLIHDKRYKHFFIFFSLIVFILIYILKPDTYDIPAYVASVDYPYFEPLFSLLIIILRPFLSNRNVILVIQFLIGVLTFFVINIYTKDYKNRVDKKVSYILAFFSVAFTLGVNNGLRQYMASLIVFISIWFFLNNKIILSLLVFCFAPMIHLSSSMFYFLVITIIYVSKKRFFSKIRRTLSILSFNLHINLLKTLIFISSIILIILLPVIVSYTPYASYLNRNIVEGRVDFTIKYFPILLSFVISEYFFGKIKKEDYIFSQLRIIRTFFIVFMFFFIFFNSLNELASRVLSFYFSLEMIVLSLSYVKGYKTGAIVINLSYAFAINAINVIGRI from the coding sequence TTGGCTTTTTTATATTCTCTACAACATATTGTTTTTTTGTTAATCCACGACAAGAGATATAAACATTTTTTCATATTTTTTTCTTTAATTGTTTTTATATTAATTTATATTTTAAAACCGGACACGTACGATATACCTGCCTACGTTGCTTCGGTTGATTACCCGTATTTTGAACCTTTGTTTTCACTTTTAATCATAATATTGAGACCTTTTCTAAGCAACAGAAATGTTATCCTAGTAATCCAATTTTTAATAGGGGTATTAACATTTTTTGTTATAAATATTTATACAAAAGATTATAAAAACAGAGTTGATAAAAAAGTATCTTATATTCTAGCTTTTTTTTCCGTTGCTTTTACACTAGGTGTGAATAATGGTTTAAGACAATACATGGCAAGTTTAATAGTCTTCATATCTATTTGGTTTTTTTTAAATAATAAAATTATTTTATCTTTATTAGTTTTTTGTTTTGCACCTATGATCCATTTAAGTTCTTCAATGTTTTATTTTCTAGTTATAACTATAATATATGTTTCTAAAAAGCGGTTTTTTTCAAAAATAAGAAGAACATTATCTATTTTAAGCTTCAATCTTCATATAAATCTTTTAAAAACTTTAATTTTTATTTCCAGTATTATCTTAATAATTCTACTACCTGTAATAGTAAGTTATACTCCGTATGCTAGTTACCTTAATCGAAATATTGTAGAAGGTAGAGTAGATTTTACCATAAAATATTTTCCTATTCTATTAAGTTTTGTTATTAGTGAATATTTTTTTGGAAAGATTAAGAAAGAAGATTATATTTTTTCACAACTTAGAATCATACGTACGTTTTTTATAGTTTTTATGTTTTTCTTTATTTTCTTTAATTCTTTGAACGAATTAGCTTCTCGAGTTCTAAGTTTTTATTTCAGTTTAGAAATGATTGTTTTGTCTTTATCTTATGTAAAAGGATATAAAACCGGGGCTATAGTAATCAATTTGAGTTATGCTTTTGCTATCAACGCTATTAATGTTATCGGAAGGATATGA